Proteins co-encoded in one Astyanax mexicanus isolate ESR-SI-001 chromosome 1, AstMex3_surface, whole genome shotgun sequence genomic window:
- the prg4b gene encoding proteoglycan 4b isoform X2 produces the protein MCSNLCQRLLRKEKGEKRSVLSEGFFLLRLPDHYKCYTNGLIGPDKAESEGITPQSCLIKAPIASVIYYRERQRRREQDTAEMNSASLFLLLACVLFTFSSAQKSCRGQCGEAYNRGDKCHCDFECLSHNECCKNYESVCTTRDSCKGRCGERFKRGRQCHCDIECFKFNQCCPDYETQCTLEDTALKPQQSTADSPQRTSSLRVNSQCNKLAEEETDYPEVTTDSNTQTSPAEEDYGPEEEGNVPTEKVMDPTETEPSPIPTVGEIELSDSVKATPEPVETEESSSPLTDELSTPEATMNIPSIIPPATEAPTETTGNNDPPVPEKDPESSQDTSESEPLPSNSPTSTPSPEVTTMPNSDHSDLPPTPTNTAQAAQLATTTALPDQNTQTNSPELKPSNPDQPEGTVAPEDNPDQPEGTVAPEDNPGPQTEQPAQPEPTTSAASAGVEPKDLDPTEIPITTETPKTKESTRGPPTTHDLSITPDSVKQDPSPSKEAEKPTKPKPEAKDVLDEGNPQDYQSDANKDTNLCSELPVNGLTTLRNGTIAVFRGHYFWMLDSRRRPGPAQSITDVWGIPSPIDTVFTRCNCQGKTYFFKGNNYWRFENDVMDPGFPRPVSEGFGLGGQITAALSMPQYRSRKESVFFFKRGGLAQRYSYRVTPQCGRNLAVYTTKKKVKRQAVPELGQEIDIRKSLRGFPYTVSSAISVHSSGGDGYKYYVFSKSKYYSLKMEGDTPVILTPRSGPGQQKPEKSWFRCQKTL, from the exons ATGTGCTCAAATCTCTGCCAGCGTCTGCTCAGAAAGGAAAAAGGGGAAAAACGTTCAGTGCTGTCTGAAGGATTTTTTCTCCTTCGTCTGCCAGACCATTACAAATGTTACACTAATGGTCTAATTGGACCGGATAAGGCTGAGTCTGAGGGAATTACACCACAGTCTTGCCTTATAAAAGCCCCAATAGCAAGTGTCATCTACTacagagaaaggcagagaaggaGAGAACAG GACACTGCAGAGATGAACAGCGCTTCTCTTTTTCTCCTGTTAGCATGTGTGTTATTCACATTTTCTTCTGCCCAGA AAAGCTGCAGAGGCCAATGTGGAGAAGCTTATAACCGAGGTGATAAGTGTCACTGTGACTTTGAGTGCCTTTCACACAACGAGTGCTGCAAAAACTACGAGTCTGTTTGTACCACAC GTGATTCGTGTAAAGGGCGATGCGGGGAGCGTTTTAAGAGAGGACGACAGTGCCACTGTGACAttgaatgttttaaatttaacCAGTGCTGTCCTGACTATGAGACACAGTGCACACTTGAGG ACACTGCTTTAAAGCCACAGCAGAGCACAGCAGACTCACCGCAAAGGACCTCTAGCTTACGCGTTAATTCACAGTGTAACAAACTTGCAG AAGAAGAAACCGATTATCCTGAGGTGACTACCGACAGCAATACACAAACCAGTCCTGCTGAAG AAGACTATGGCCCGGAGGAAGAAG GTAATGTTCCTACAGAGAAGGTGATGGACCCCACTGAAACGGAACCTTCCCCCATTCCAACGGTGGGTGAAATAGAGCTGAGTGATTCAGTGAAGGCAACCCCAGAGCCAGTTGAGACAGAAGAAAGCAGTTCTCCTCTCACTGATGAGCTGAGTACTCCAGAAGCAACTATGAACATCCCATCAATCATACCACCAGCTACTGAGGCCCCTACAGAGACAACAG GTAACAATGATCCTCCTGTACCTGAGAAAGACCCTGAAAGTTCTCAAGATACATCTGAATCTGAGCCACTTCCTTCCAACTCCCCAACTTCTACTCCATCTCCTGAGGTAACCACCATGCCAAACAGCGACCATTCAGACCTGCCACCAACCCCCACAAATACAGCACAGGCAGCTCAGCTGGCTACCACTACTGCGCTGCCTGACCAGAACACCCAGACAAACTCACCTGAGCTTAAACCATCTAACCCCGACCAACCTGAAGGAACGGTGGCTCCAGAGGACAACCCCGACCAACCTGAAGGAACAGTGGCTCCAGAGGACAACCCTGGACCACAGACAGAACAGCCAGCACAGCCAGAGCCCACTACAAGTGCAGCCTCTGCAGGAGTGGAGCCCAAGGACCTGGACCCAACAGAGATTCCCATCACTACAGAAACACCAAAGACTAAAGAAAGTACACGGGGTCCCCCAACAACACACGATTTGTCCATTACTCCTGATTCTGTGAAACAAGATCCTTCTCCCTCAAAAGAAGCAGAAAAGCCCACTAAACCTAAACCAGAGGCTAAAGATGTTCTTGATGAGGGCAACCCTCAGGATTACCAGTCAG ATGCCAACAAAGACACAAACCTCTGCAGTGAACTTCCCGTCAATGGCTTGACCACGCTGAGAAATGGCACCATCGCGGTTTTCCGAG GTCACTACTTTTGGATGCTGGATTCCAGAAGGAGACCTGGTCCTGCTCAGAGTATCACAGACGTGTGGGGAATTCCCTCTCCTATTGATACGGTTTTCACACGCTGTAACTGCCAGGGAAAGACCTACTTTTTCAAG GGAAATAACTACTGGAGATTTGAGAATGATGTCATGGACCCTGGTTTTCCTAGACCAGTCAGTGAGGGCTTTGGATTGGGGGGTCAGATCACTGCAGCTTTGTCCATGCCTCAGTACCGGAGCAGGAAGGAGTCCGTGTTCTTCTTCAAAAGAG GTGGATTGGCTCAAAGATACAGCTATCGTGTCACACCGCAGTGCGGCCGCAATCTAGCTGTGTATACGACAAAGAAGAAAGTGAAGAGGCAAGCAG TTCCTGAACTGGGTCAAGAAATTGACATTAGGAAGAGCTTGAGAGGCTTTCCTTACACCGTGTCCTCTGCTATATCAGTTCATTCTTCAGGAGGAGATGGATACAAATACTATGTCTTCTCAAAAA GCAAGTACTACAGTTTAAAGATGGAGGGAGACACACCAGTGATCCTAACCCCAAGGAGTGGACCAGGACAGCAAAAACCTGAAAAGAGCTGGTTCAGATGCCAAAAAACTCTCTAG
- the prg4b gene encoding proteoglycan 4b isoform X1, giving the protein MCSNLCQRLLRKEKGEKRSVLSEGFFLLRLPDHYKCYTNGLIGPDKAESEGITPQSCLIKAPIASVIYYRERQRRREQDTAEMNSASLFLLLACVLFTFSSAQKSCRGQCGEAYNRGDKCHCDFECLSHNECCKNYESVCTTRDSCKGRCGERFKRGRQCHCDIECFKFNQCCPDYETQCTLEDTALKPQQSTADSPQRTSSLRVNSQCNKLAEEETDYPEVTTDSNTQTSPAEEDYGPEEEAITEATPLLKAATDSESLAGNVPTEKVMDPTETEPSPIPTVGEIELSDSVKATPEPVETEESSSPLTDELSTPEATMNIPSIIPPATEAPTETTGNNDPPVPEKDPESSQDTSESEPLPSNSPTSTPSPEVTTMPNSDHSDLPPTPTNTAQAAQLATTTALPDQNTQTNSPELKPSNPDQPEGTVAPEDNPDQPEGTVAPEDNPGPQTEQPAQPEPTTSAASAGVEPKDLDPTEIPITTETPKTKESTRGPPTTHDLSITPDSVKQDPSPSKEAEKPTKPKPEAKDVLDEGNPQDYQSDANKDTNLCSELPVNGLTTLRNGTIAVFRGHYFWMLDSRRRPGPAQSITDVWGIPSPIDTVFTRCNCQGKTYFFKGNNYWRFENDVMDPGFPRPVSEGFGLGGQITAALSMPQYRSRKESVFFFKRGGLAQRYSYRVTPQCGRNLAVYTTKKKVKRQAVPELGQEIDIRKSLRGFPYTVSSAISVHSSGGDGYKYYVFSKSKYYSLKMEGDTPVILTPRSGPGQQKPEKSWFRCQKTL; this is encoded by the exons ATGTGCTCAAATCTCTGCCAGCGTCTGCTCAGAAAGGAAAAAGGGGAAAAACGTTCAGTGCTGTCTGAAGGATTTTTTCTCCTTCGTCTGCCAGACCATTACAAATGTTACACTAATGGTCTAATTGGACCGGATAAGGCTGAGTCTGAGGGAATTACACCACAGTCTTGCCTTATAAAAGCCCCAATAGCAAGTGTCATCTACTacagagaaaggcagagaaggaGAGAACAG GACACTGCAGAGATGAACAGCGCTTCTCTTTTTCTCCTGTTAGCATGTGTGTTATTCACATTTTCTTCTGCCCAGA AAAGCTGCAGAGGCCAATGTGGAGAAGCTTATAACCGAGGTGATAAGTGTCACTGTGACTTTGAGTGCCTTTCACACAACGAGTGCTGCAAAAACTACGAGTCTGTTTGTACCACAC GTGATTCGTGTAAAGGGCGATGCGGGGAGCGTTTTAAGAGAGGACGACAGTGCCACTGTGACAttgaatgttttaaatttaacCAGTGCTGTCCTGACTATGAGACACAGTGCACACTTGAGG ACACTGCTTTAAAGCCACAGCAGAGCACAGCAGACTCACCGCAAAGGACCTCTAGCTTACGCGTTAATTCACAGTGTAACAAACTTGCAG AAGAAGAAACCGATTATCCTGAGGTGACTACCGACAGCAATACACAAACCAGTCCTGCTGAAG AAGACTATGGCCCGGAGGAAGAAG cGATAACTGAGGCAACCCCTCTACTAAAAGCTGCTACTGACAGTGAGTCGTTGGCAGGTAATGTTCCTACAGAGAAGGTGATGGACCCCACTGAAACGGAACCTTCCCCCATTCCAACGGTGGGTGAAATAGAGCTGAGTGATTCAGTGAAGGCAACCCCAGAGCCAGTTGAGACAGAAGAAAGCAGTTCTCCTCTCACTGATGAGCTGAGTACTCCAGAAGCAACTATGAACATCCCATCAATCATACCACCAGCTACTGAGGCCCCTACAGAGACAACAG GTAACAATGATCCTCCTGTACCTGAGAAAGACCCTGAAAGTTCTCAAGATACATCTGAATCTGAGCCACTTCCTTCCAACTCCCCAACTTCTACTCCATCTCCTGAGGTAACCACCATGCCAAACAGCGACCATTCAGACCTGCCACCAACCCCCACAAATACAGCACAGGCAGCTCAGCTGGCTACCACTACTGCGCTGCCTGACCAGAACACCCAGACAAACTCACCTGAGCTTAAACCATCTAACCCCGACCAACCTGAAGGAACGGTGGCTCCAGAGGACAACCCCGACCAACCTGAAGGAACAGTGGCTCCAGAGGACAACCCTGGACCACAGACAGAACAGCCAGCACAGCCAGAGCCCACTACAAGTGCAGCCTCTGCAGGAGTGGAGCCCAAGGACCTGGACCCAACAGAGATTCCCATCACTACAGAAACACCAAAGACTAAAGAAAGTACACGGGGTCCCCCAACAACACACGATTTGTCCATTACTCCTGATTCTGTGAAACAAGATCCTTCTCCCTCAAAAGAAGCAGAAAAGCCCACTAAACCTAAACCAGAGGCTAAAGATGTTCTTGATGAGGGCAACCCTCAGGATTACCAGTCAG ATGCCAACAAAGACACAAACCTCTGCAGTGAACTTCCCGTCAATGGCTTGACCACGCTGAGAAATGGCACCATCGCGGTTTTCCGAG GTCACTACTTTTGGATGCTGGATTCCAGAAGGAGACCTGGTCCTGCTCAGAGTATCACAGACGTGTGGGGAATTCCCTCTCCTATTGATACGGTTTTCACACGCTGTAACTGCCAGGGAAAGACCTACTTTTTCAAG GGAAATAACTACTGGAGATTTGAGAATGATGTCATGGACCCTGGTTTTCCTAGACCAGTCAGTGAGGGCTTTGGATTGGGGGGTCAGATCACTGCAGCTTTGTCCATGCCTCAGTACCGGAGCAGGAAGGAGTCCGTGTTCTTCTTCAAAAGAG GTGGATTGGCTCAAAGATACAGCTATCGTGTCACACCGCAGTGCGGCCGCAATCTAGCTGTGTATACGACAAAGAAGAAAGTGAAGAGGCAAGCAG TTCCTGAACTGGGTCAAGAAATTGACATTAGGAAGAGCTTGAGAGGCTTTCCTTACACCGTGTCCTCTGCTATATCAGTTCATTCTTCAGGAGGAGATGGATACAAATACTATGTCTTCTCAAAAA GCAAGTACTACAGTTTAAAGATGGAGGGAGACACACCAGTGATCCTAACCCCAAGGAGTGGACCAGGACAGCAAAAACCTGAAAAGAGCTGGTTCAGATGCCAAAAAACTCTCTAG
- the prg4b gene encoding proteoglycan 4b isoform X4, with amino-acid sequence MCSNLCQRLLRKEKGEKRSVLSEGFFLLRLPDHYKCYTNGLIGPDKAESEGITPQSCLIKAPIASVIYYRERQRRREQDTAEMNSASLFLLLACVLFTFSSAQKSCRGQCGEAYNRGDKCHCDFECLSHNECCKNYESVCTTRDSCKGRCGERFKRGRQCHCDIECFKFNQCCPDYETQCTLEDTALKPQQSTADSPQRTSSLRVNSQCNKLAEEETDYPEVTTDSNTQTSPAEEDYGPEEEGNNDPPVPEKDPESSQDTSESEPLPSNSPTSTPSPEVTTMPNSDHSDLPPTPTNTAQAAQLATTTALPDQNTQTNSPELKPSNPDQPEGTVAPEDNPDQPEGTVAPEDNPGPQTEQPAQPEPTTSAASAGVEPKDLDPTEIPITTETPKTKESTRGPPTTHDLSITPDSVKQDPSPSKEAEKPTKPKPEAKDVLDEGNPQDYQSDANKDTNLCSELPVNGLTTLRNGTIAVFRGHYFWMLDSRRRPGPAQSITDVWGIPSPIDTVFTRCNCQGKTYFFKGNNYWRFENDVMDPGFPRPVSEGFGLGGQITAALSMPQYRSRKESVFFFKRGGLAQRYSYRVTPQCGRNLAVYTTKKKVKRQAVPELGQEIDIRKSLRGFPYTVSSAISVHSSGGDGYKYYVFSKSKYYSLKMEGDTPVILTPRSGPGQQKPEKSWFRCQKTL; translated from the exons ATGTGCTCAAATCTCTGCCAGCGTCTGCTCAGAAAGGAAAAAGGGGAAAAACGTTCAGTGCTGTCTGAAGGATTTTTTCTCCTTCGTCTGCCAGACCATTACAAATGTTACACTAATGGTCTAATTGGACCGGATAAGGCTGAGTCTGAGGGAATTACACCACAGTCTTGCCTTATAAAAGCCCCAATAGCAAGTGTCATCTACTacagagaaaggcagagaaggaGAGAACAG GACACTGCAGAGATGAACAGCGCTTCTCTTTTTCTCCTGTTAGCATGTGTGTTATTCACATTTTCTTCTGCCCAGA AAAGCTGCAGAGGCCAATGTGGAGAAGCTTATAACCGAGGTGATAAGTGTCACTGTGACTTTGAGTGCCTTTCACACAACGAGTGCTGCAAAAACTACGAGTCTGTTTGTACCACAC GTGATTCGTGTAAAGGGCGATGCGGGGAGCGTTTTAAGAGAGGACGACAGTGCCACTGTGACAttgaatgttttaaatttaacCAGTGCTGTCCTGACTATGAGACACAGTGCACACTTGAGG ACACTGCTTTAAAGCCACAGCAGAGCACAGCAGACTCACCGCAAAGGACCTCTAGCTTACGCGTTAATTCACAGTGTAACAAACTTGCAG AAGAAGAAACCGATTATCCTGAGGTGACTACCGACAGCAATACACAAACCAGTCCTGCTGAAG AAGACTATGGCCCGGAGGAAGAAG GTAACAATGATCCTCCTGTACCTGAGAAAGACCCTGAAAGTTCTCAAGATACATCTGAATCTGAGCCACTTCCTTCCAACTCCCCAACTTCTACTCCATCTCCTGAGGTAACCACCATGCCAAACAGCGACCATTCAGACCTGCCACCAACCCCCACAAATACAGCACAGGCAGCTCAGCTGGCTACCACTACTGCGCTGCCTGACCAGAACACCCAGACAAACTCACCTGAGCTTAAACCATCTAACCCCGACCAACCTGAAGGAACGGTGGCTCCAGAGGACAACCCCGACCAACCTGAAGGAACAGTGGCTCCAGAGGACAACCCTGGACCACAGACAGAACAGCCAGCACAGCCAGAGCCCACTACAAGTGCAGCCTCTGCAGGAGTGGAGCCCAAGGACCTGGACCCAACAGAGATTCCCATCACTACAGAAACACCAAAGACTAAAGAAAGTACACGGGGTCCCCCAACAACACACGATTTGTCCATTACTCCTGATTCTGTGAAACAAGATCCTTCTCCCTCAAAAGAAGCAGAAAAGCCCACTAAACCTAAACCAGAGGCTAAAGATGTTCTTGATGAGGGCAACCCTCAGGATTACCAGTCAG ATGCCAACAAAGACACAAACCTCTGCAGTGAACTTCCCGTCAATGGCTTGACCACGCTGAGAAATGGCACCATCGCGGTTTTCCGAG GTCACTACTTTTGGATGCTGGATTCCAGAAGGAGACCTGGTCCTGCTCAGAGTATCACAGACGTGTGGGGAATTCCCTCTCCTATTGATACGGTTTTCACACGCTGTAACTGCCAGGGAAAGACCTACTTTTTCAAG GGAAATAACTACTGGAGATTTGAGAATGATGTCATGGACCCTGGTTTTCCTAGACCAGTCAGTGAGGGCTTTGGATTGGGGGGTCAGATCACTGCAGCTTTGTCCATGCCTCAGTACCGGAGCAGGAAGGAGTCCGTGTTCTTCTTCAAAAGAG GTGGATTGGCTCAAAGATACAGCTATCGTGTCACACCGCAGTGCGGCCGCAATCTAGCTGTGTATACGACAAAGAAGAAAGTGAAGAGGCAAGCAG TTCCTGAACTGGGTCAAGAAATTGACATTAGGAAGAGCTTGAGAGGCTTTCCTTACACCGTGTCCTCTGCTATATCAGTTCATTCTTCAGGAGGAGATGGATACAAATACTATGTCTTCTCAAAAA GCAAGTACTACAGTTTAAAGATGGAGGGAGACACACCAGTGATCCTAACCCCAAGGAGTGGACCAGGACAGCAAAAACCTGAAAAGAGCTGGTTCAGATGCCAAAAAACTCTCTAG
- the prg4b gene encoding proteoglycan 4b isoform X3, whose translation MCSNLCQRLLRKEKGEKRSVLSEGFFLLRLPDHYKCYTNGLIGPDKAESEGITPQSCLIKAPIASVIYYRERQRRREQDTAEMNSASLFLLLACVLFTFSSAQKSCRGQCGEAYNRGDKCHCDFECLSHNECCKNYESVCTTRDSCKGRCGERFKRGRQCHCDIECFKFNQCCPDYETQCTLEEEETDYPEVTTDSNTQTSPAEEDYGPEEEAITEATPLLKAATDSESLAGNVPTEKVMDPTETEPSPIPTVGEIELSDSVKATPEPVETEESSSPLTDELSTPEATMNIPSIIPPATEAPTETTGNNDPPVPEKDPESSQDTSESEPLPSNSPTSTPSPEVTTMPNSDHSDLPPTPTNTAQAAQLATTTALPDQNTQTNSPELKPSNPDQPEGTVAPEDNPDQPEGTVAPEDNPGPQTEQPAQPEPTTSAASAGVEPKDLDPTEIPITTETPKTKESTRGPPTTHDLSITPDSVKQDPSPSKEAEKPTKPKPEAKDVLDEGNPQDYQSDANKDTNLCSELPVNGLTTLRNGTIAVFRGHYFWMLDSRRRPGPAQSITDVWGIPSPIDTVFTRCNCQGKTYFFKGNNYWRFENDVMDPGFPRPVSEGFGLGGQITAALSMPQYRSRKESVFFFKRGGLAQRYSYRVTPQCGRNLAVYTTKKKVKRQAVPELGQEIDIRKSLRGFPYTVSSAISVHSSGGDGYKYYVFSKSKYYSLKMEGDTPVILTPRSGPGQQKPEKSWFRCQKTL comes from the exons ATGTGCTCAAATCTCTGCCAGCGTCTGCTCAGAAAGGAAAAAGGGGAAAAACGTTCAGTGCTGTCTGAAGGATTTTTTCTCCTTCGTCTGCCAGACCATTACAAATGTTACACTAATGGTCTAATTGGACCGGATAAGGCTGAGTCTGAGGGAATTACACCACAGTCTTGCCTTATAAAAGCCCCAATAGCAAGTGTCATCTACTacagagaaaggcagagaaggaGAGAACAG GACACTGCAGAGATGAACAGCGCTTCTCTTTTTCTCCTGTTAGCATGTGTGTTATTCACATTTTCTTCTGCCCAGA AAAGCTGCAGAGGCCAATGTGGAGAAGCTTATAACCGAGGTGATAAGTGTCACTGTGACTTTGAGTGCCTTTCACACAACGAGTGCTGCAAAAACTACGAGTCTGTTTGTACCACAC GTGATTCGTGTAAAGGGCGATGCGGGGAGCGTTTTAAGAGAGGACGACAGTGCCACTGTGACAttgaatgttttaaatttaacCAGTGCTGTCCTGACTATGAGACACAGTGCACACTTGAGG AAGAAGAAACCGATTATCCTGAGGTGACTACCGACAGCAATACACAAACCAGTCCTGCTGAAG AAGACTATGGCCCGGAGGAAGAAG cGATAACTGAGGCAACCCCTCTACTAAAAGCTGCTACTGACAGTGAGTCGTTGGCAGGTAATGTTCCTACAGAGAAGGTGATGGACCCCACTGAAACGGAACCTTCCCCCATTCCAACGGTGGGTGAAATAGAGCTGAGTGATTCAGTGAAGGCAACCCCAGAGCCAGTTGAGACAGAAGAAAGCAGTTCTCCTCTCACTGATGAGCTGAGTACTCCAGAAGCAACTATGAACATCCCATCAATCATACCACCAGCTACTGAGGCCCCTACAGAGACAACAG GTAACAATGATCCTCCTGTACCTGAGAAAGACCCTGAAAGTTCTCAAGATACATCTGAATCTGAGCCACTTCCTTCCAACTCCCCAACTTCTACTCCATCTCCTGAGGTAACCACCATGCCAAACAGCGACCATTCAGACCTGCCACCAACCCCCACAAATACAGCACAGGCAGCTCAGCTGGCTACCACTACTGCGCTGCCTGACCAGAACACCCAGACAAACTCACCTGAGCTTAAACCATCTAACCCCGACCAACCTGAAGGAACGGTGGCTCCAGAGGACAACCCCGACCAACCTGAAGGAACAGTGGCTCCAGAGGACAACCCTGGACCACAGACAGAACAGCCAGCACAGCCAGAGCCCACTACAAGTGCAGCCTCTGCAGGAGTGGAGCCCAAGGACCTGGACCCAACAGAGATTCCCATCACTACAGAAACACCAAAGACTAAAGAAAGTACACGGGGTCCCCCAACAACACACGATTTGTCCATTACTCCTGATTCTGTGAAACAAGATCCTTCTCCCTCAAAAGAAGCAGAAAAGCCCACTAAACCTAAACCAGAGGCTAAAGATGTTCTTGATGAGGGCAACCCTCAGGATTACCAGTCAG ATGCCAACAAAGACACAAACCTCTGCAGTGAACTTCCCGTCAATGGCTTGACCACGCTGAGAAATGGCACCATCGCGGTTTTCCGAG GTCACTACTTTTGGATGCTGGATTCCAGAAGGAGACCTGGTCCTGCTCAGAGTATCACAGACGTGTGGGGAATTCCCTCTCCTATTGATACGGTTTTCACACGCTGTAACTGCCAGGGAAAGACCTACTTTTTCAAG GGAAATAACTACTGGAGATTTGAGAATGATGTCATGGACCCTGGTTTTCCTAGACCAGTCAGTGAGGGCTTTGGATTGGGGGGTCAGATCACTGCAGCTTTGTCCATGCCTCAGTACCGGAGCAGGAAGGAGTCCGTGTTCTTCTTCAAAAGAG GTGGATTGGCTCAAAGATACAGCTATCGTGTCACACCGCAGTGCGGCCGCAATCTAGCTGTGTATACGACAAAGAAGAAAGTGAAGAGGCAAGCAG TTCCTGAACTGGGTCAAGAAATTGACATTAGGAAGAGCTTGAGAGGCTTTCCTTACACCGTGTCCTCTGCTATATCAGTTCATTCTTCAGGAGGAGATGGATACAAATACTATGTCTTCTCAAAAA GCAAGTACTACAGTTTAAAGATGGAGGGAGACACACCAGTGATCCTAACCCCAAGGAGTGGACCAGGACAGCAAAAACCTGAAAAGAGCTGGTTCAGATGCCAAAAAACTCTCTAG